In Gemmatimonadota bacterium, the genomic stretch GGAGGGCGCCGCGGAAACGATCGACAACCGCCTGTACCCAGGCTTCCGCCCGGGGGTGTTCACCCAGCAGGTGAACCGCGGCCACGCCGAAGTGTCCATAGTCGACGACGGTGTGGTGCCCTCCTGCCGTGTAGTGCCGTCGTTCGTCCACGTACGGCCACCAGCGATCCATCAGCCCCACGAGGCAGTCGCGGACCTGGCGCTTCTCTACATCCGGCAATACCTCGTCCATCAGGTCGAGAGCAAGCGCGAATGCCTGCATATACCGGTTGACCGTGTAGAAGTGCTCCTCCACGTGATCGCCGTGGTCCCAGTTCGCCGCGGCCCGCAGCCATGCGCGGGCCTGTCCGAGCCAGCGTGGGTCGCCCGTAAGTCGCCAGGTGAAGGCGTAATTCTCGATCAGGGCCGTGGCCTGCATGGCGGTATAGAAGGTCAGGTAGAGCTGGTGGTTGGGGTGAGGGCTGTGCGCCCGACGCGGAACCCGTCGCCAGGGACGCTGGCCTGCAAACAGTTCACAGTCGTCCAGGAGGTTGGAGAGGATGCGACGACGGACCGGATCGGCCGGAGCCTCGTATCGGAAGCCAGGATCGTCGGCCGGCCTGAACAACCTGGGCATTTCGAGGCGGATAACAGGGATCGATGCCTGTTGCGATGTGTCGGTCGTATGTTCGGGAGCATGGGCGGGCATCGTCAGTTTCCGGAATTCCAAAAGACAGATTTGTGCCGGCTCGTGGCCGTATGGAAGAACGGGGGGTTTAAAGTAAGTAACATGGTTTCAAATTCGTCAATAAGGTATATCTTGCATAGTACAGATATTTCGGTACGGCAGTCGCAGACAGGGCCACAAGTTGTCGAACATCCCGAGAATACCCATTCACACCAAAAAAGTCGCGGAACTGTTCGATCGCGTCCTGCCCGACAAGATCGATTGGGAATCCTTCTATTCCCAAGGCAAGCGTAATCCTCCGTTTCTTACGGATTCACCGGACGAGAATCTGGTCGGGTATTTCGAACACGGCCATCTCAAACCCGACCGTGTTATTGATTTGGGTTGCGGGACAGGCCGTAACGCCGTATTCCTGGCGAAATCGGGGTGCCATGTTGACGCCATCGACCTGTCGGAAACAGCTATAGAGAAAGCACGGTTACTTGCACGTCGGTCGGAGGCTAAAGTTCATTTCATTGTCGGGTCGATTTTCGACCTGGCCTTACCCGGCGGCCAATACGACCTGGCCTACGACGCAGGCCTTCTTCATCACCTGCAGCCTCATCAAAGGCCATACTATCTCGAAAAGGTACATGCAATTCTCAAGCCGAACGGGCTGTTCGGGATGACCTGCTTCGACCTGACCGGCGGCGTACCCAAAGAAGACTGGGAGATCTACGAGGAAGGCAATATGCCACCGGGAATCGGTTACACCGAAGATCGACTGCGAGATATCCTGCAACATTACTTTGAGATTATTGAGTTTCGATCCATGCAGACACAACCTGAGGATAGCTGCCTCTTTGGTATCTCCGGTCTATGGGCAGTACTGATGAAGCCATTGCATTCTCGTCAAGTTAGCCAAGAGTAAACCCGACATGGTCGACAGATTCAAGACGATCACAGACGTTCATGTTTTTCTCAAAAACGACAATGACGATATCTTAATGCTCAGACGGGCCAATACTGGATACGAAGACGGATACTACAGTGTGATCGCAGGACATCTCGACGGTCACGAAGAAGTGATGGAGGCTGCAATCCGGGAGGCTAAGGAGGAGACCGGTATCGAGATTCGGTATATGGATATCAAGGTAGTGGGGGTAATGCACAGGAAACAAGACGACGAAAGGATTTCCTTTTTTCTTTCTGCTTCGAGATGGTCCGGAGATATCATCAACATGGAGCCTGAAAGGTGTGATGACTTGTCATGGTTTCCAATTTGTGATTTGCCTGTAAACACCATTCCCTATGTACGTAGAGCGATCGAGAACTGGGTAAATGGCCTGTTCTTTGACAGCTACGGTTGGCGATAGTGCGTCAACTGTGAACTGTG encodes the following:
- a CDS encoding NUDIX domain-containing protein — its product is MVDRFKTITDVHVFLKNDNDDILMLRRANTGYEDGYYSVIAGHLDGHEEVMEAAIREAKEETGIEIRYMDIKVVGVMHRKQDDERISFFLSASRWSGDIINMEPERCDDLSWFPICDLPVNTIPYVRRAIENWVNGLFFDSYGWR
- a CDS encoding methyltransferase domain-containing protein, producing the protein MSCIVQIFRYGSRRQGHKLSNIPRIPIHTKKVAELFDRVLPDKIDWESFYSQGKRNPPFLTDSPDENLVGYFEHGHLKPDRVIDLGCGTGRNAVFLAKSGCHVDAIDLSETAIEKARLLARRSEAKVHFIVGSIFDLALPGGQYDLAYDAGLLHHLQPHQRPYYLEKVHAILKPNGLFGMTCFDLTGGVPKEDWEIYEEGNMPPGIGYTEDRLRDILQHYFEIIEFRSMQTQPEDSCLFGISGLWAVLMKPLHSRQVSQE